A region from the Cannabis sativa cultivar Pink pepper isolate KNU-18-1 chromosome 9, ASM2916894v1, whole genome shotgun sequence genome encodes:
- the LOC115723301 gene encoding probable E3 ubiquitin-protein ligase EDA40: MSYNDDEQIVSIQDVPEKNSTQFPEGKTKLSIINKSEAPLEENKLKVMLELTGSGLGNDRSGVDLVTVLDVSGSMGGEKLAKMKMAMQFVIKKLSSIDRLSVVTFNGNSMRLCPLRQITENAQSEIENLVTALIAEGATNISAGLETGLKVVNDRTLSKGRVVGIMLMSDGQQNGPRDATKVEIGNVPVYTFGFGADHDPTVLKIVADNSAGGTFSAVQNEDNLSIAFSQCLAGLLTVVVQDLKLTLTEVETESSIENVSAGNYPQSKDIDAGSVTISFGDLYDKEIRKVLVHLLLPSIPKPRGADVLTIDYNYSTGGKLFRVTPQRVNIRRKETLVEETEKEDVMMEDNRLFVAKTMKEARSMANDKRLEEARDKIVDAQNMLEDGVAFVDESSPNYSMVEMLRFELQQLSRLMKSEDIYEKQGRPFLLSSETSHDRQRFASRGDVDRMRLFATPRMNSYLEQAKAFDEDPTKPLPNADDDLKEELEADPLGPIVGALSYYIQSAIQSLQAIDNIIKNGR; encoded by the exons AGAAAAATTCGACACAATTTCCAGAAGGGAAAACAAAGTTATCAATCATCAACAAGTCAGAAGCACCATTAGAAGAAAACAAATTGAAAGTGATGTTGGAATTGACAGGGTCAGGACTTGGTAACGATAGATCTGGAGTTGATCTTGTAACAGTTTTAGATGTGAGTGGGTCAATGGGTGGTGAGAAGTTAGCAAAAATGAAAATGGCAATGCAATTTGTGATTAAGAAACTTAGTTCAATTGATCGATTGTCAGTTGTTACTTTCAATGGTAATTCGATGAGATTATGCCCATTGCGTCAGATTACTGAAAATGCTCAATCTGAGATTGAGAATTTAGTGACAGCTTTAATTGCGGAAGGTGCCACTAATATTAGTGCTGGCCTTGAAACTGGGTTGAAAGTTGTTAATGATCGAACACTCAGTAAAGGTCGTGTGGTTGGTATTATGCTTATGTCTGATGGTCAACAAAATGGCCCTCGTGATGCTACCAAAGTTGAGATTGGGAATGTGCCTGTTTACACATTTGGTTTTGGGGCAGACCATGATCCAACA GTGCTGAAGATTGTGGCAGACAACAGTGCAGGAGGAACATTCTCAGCTGTTCAAAATGAAGACAACTTGAGCATTGCATTTTCTCAGTGTTTGGCTGGTCTTTTAACTGTGGTTGTTCAAGACTTAAAGCTAACTCTCACAGAAGTCGAAACAGAATCGAGCATTGAGAATGTTTCTGCCGGAAACTACCCTCAATCGAAGGACATCGACGCCGGCTCTGTTACCATTTCATTTGGTGATCTTTATGACAAAGAGATACGTAAGGTCTTAGTAcaccttcttcttccttctattCCTAAGCCAAGGGGTGCAGATGTTCTAACAATTGATTACAATTATAG CACTGGAGggaaattatttagggtaaCTCCTCAACGCGTTAACATAAGGCGAAAGGAAACACTAGTAGAAGAGACAGAGAAGGAAGATGTGATGATGGAAGATAACCGTCTTTTTGTTGCAAAGACAATGAAAGAAGCGAGATCTATGGCTAACGATAAACGACTTGAGGAGGCACGAGACAAGATTGTTGATGCCCAAAACATGTTGGAGGACGGCGTTGCTTTTGTTGATGAGTCAAGCCCTAATTATTCGATGGTTGAGATGTTGAGATTCGAGTTACAACAACTATCGAGGTTGATGAAATCAGAAGACATATACGAAAAACAAGGACGTCCTTTCTTACTCTCTTCCGAGACATCTCATGATCGACAGCGTTTTGCTTCAAGAGGAGATGTTGATAGGATGCGTTTATTTGCTACACCTCGTATGAACTCTTACCTTGAGCAAGCCAAGGCTTTCGATGAGGATCCAACTAAGCCATTGCCCAATGCAGATGATGATTTGAAGGAAGAACTTGAGGCTGATCCACTTGGTCCTATTGTTGGAGCTCTTAGCTACTATATTCAATCAGCCATTCAGTCACTTCAAGCTATTGACAACATAATCAAAAATGGtcgttaa